Proteins from a genomic interval of Microbacterium phyllosphaerae:
- the rpsQ gene encoding 30S ribosomal protein S17, with amino-acid sequence MATKKEAAVEAEHAAHDVRDADARGYRKSRRGYVISDKMDKTIVVEVEDRVKHPLYGKVIRRTSKVKAHDEANSAGIGDLVLINETRPLSATKRWRLVEILEKAK; translated from the coding sequence ATGGCCACCAAGAAGGAAGCCGCTGTCGAGGCTGAGCACGCCGCACACGACGTCCGCGATGCGGATGCCCGTGGGTACCGCAAGTCGCGTCGTGGCTACGTCATCAGCGACAAGATGGACAAGACCATCGTGGTCGAGGTCGAGGACCGCGTGAAGCACCCGCTTTACGGCAAGGTCATCCGCCGCACCTCGAAGGTCAAGGCGCACGATGAGGCGAACTCCGCCGGCATCGGCGACCTCGTCCTGATCAACGAGACCCGCCCGCTCAGCGCCACGAAGCGCTGGCGTCTGGTGGAGATTCTGGAGAAGGCCAAGTGA
- the rplP gene encoding 50S ribosomal protein L16 yields MLIPRKVKFRKQHHPGRSGQATGGTKVSFGDYGIQALTPAYVTNRQIESARIAVTRHIKRGGKVWINIYPDRPLTKKPAETRMGSGKGSPEWWVANVKPGRVLFEVSGVSEELAREALTRAIHKLPLKARIIKREEGDA; encoded by the coding sequence ATGCTTATTCCCCGCAAGGTCAAGTTCCGTAAGCAGCACCACCCCGGCCGTAGCGGCCAGGCGACCGGTGGCACCAAGGTCTCCTTCGGTGACTACGGCATCCAGGCGCTCACGCCTGCCTACGTGACGAACCGTCAGATCGAGTCCGCTCGTATCGCGGTCACCCGTCACATCAAGCGTGGCGGAAAGGTGTGGATCAACATCTACCCCGACCGTCCGCTCACCAAGAAGCCTGCCGAGACCCGCATGGGTTCCGGTAAGGGTTCCCCCGAGTGGTGGGTTGCCAACGTCAAGCCGGGTCGCGTCCTCTTCGAGGTCTCCGGTGTGAGCGAAGAGCTCGCTCGCGAGGCACTGACCCGAGCAATTCACAAGCTGCCGTTGAAGGCACGCATCATCAAGCGCGAGGAGGGCGACGCGTAA
- the rplD gene encoding 50S ribosomal protein L4, giving the protein MADSTLALDVLKADGKKAGSIELPAALFDAKTNIPLIHQVVVAQLAAARQGTHSTKRRGEVSGAGRKPFKQKGTGNARQGSIRAPHMTGGGIVHGPKPRDYSQRTPKKMIAAALLGALSDRFRGERIHAIESFGIDGTPSTKTAVNFLTNVVSSKNVLVVIERNDDVTLKSIRNLSNLHVLTFDQLNAYDVLVSDDIVFTQAALEGFIASKSGANQEVSA; this is encoded by the coding sequence ATGGCTGACTCCACTCTCGCGCTTGACGTCCTCAAGGCAGACGGCAAGAAGGCTGGCTCGATCGAGCTCCCCGCCGCACTGTTCGACGCCAAGACGAACATCCCGCTCATCCACCAGGTCGTCGTCGCGCAGCTCGCGGCGGCTCGCCAGGGAACCCACTCGACCAAGCGTCGCGGTGAGGTCTCGGGTGCCGGCCGCAAGCCCTTCAAGCAGAAGGGCACGGGTAACGCCCGTCAGGGCTCCATCCGCGCGCCGCACATGACCGGTGGTGGAATCGTGCACGGCCCCAAGCCGCGCGACTACTCGCAGCGCACTCCCAAGAAGATGATCGCCGCCGCCCTCCTGGGTGCGCTGAGCGACCGCTTCCGCGGTGAGCGCATCCACGCCATCGAGTCCTTCGGCATCGACGGCACGCCTTCGACCAAGACCGCGGTGAACTTCCTCACCAACGTCGTCTCGTCGAAGAACGTGCTCGTCGTGATCGAGCGCAACGACGACGTGACGCTGAAGAGCATCCGCAACCTGTCGAACCTGCACGTGCTGACGTTCGACCAGCTCAACGCATACGACGTGCTCGTCTCCGACGACATCGTCTTCACCCAGGCCGCGCTCGAGGGCTTCATCGCCTCCAAGTCCGGCGCCAACCAGGAGGTCTCCGCATGA
- the rplW gene encoding 50S ribosomal protein L23, whose protein sequence is MSEQASVLQTALNKDPRDIILKPVVSEKSYGLIDEGKYTFLVDPRASKTEIKLAIEKIFGVKVAGVNTLNRVGKARRTRFGTGKRKDTKRAIVTLKSGTIDIFTAIG, encoded by the coding sequence ATGAGCGAGCAGGCATCTGTTCTCCAGACGGCCCTGAACAAGGACCCGCGCGACATCATCCTGAAGCCGGTCGTGTCCGAGAAGAGCTACGGTCTCATCGACGAGGGTAAGTACACCTTCCTCGTGGACCCGCGCGCTTCGAAGACCGAGATCAAGCTCGCCATCGAGAAGATCTTCGGCGTCAAGGTCGCAGGGGTCAACACCCTCAACCGCGTCGGCAAGGCTCGTCGCACCCGCTTCGGCACCGGCAAGCGCAAGGACACCAAGCGCGCCATCGTGACCCTGAAGTCGGGCACCATCGACATCTTCACGGCAATCGGCTGA
- the rplC gene encoding 50S ribosomal protein L3: protein MVDINSKVSKGMLGTKLGMTQVWNESGKLVPVTVIELASNVVTQIRTPEKDGYNAVQIAYGQIDPRKVNKPLTAHFEAAGVTPRRHVTEIRTADAADYSLGQELTVDGTFEAGQLVDVVGTSKGKGFAGVMKRHNFKGVSASHGSHRNHRKPGSIGASSTPSRVFKGMRMAGRMGGERVTVLNLTVHAIDIEKGLLLVKGAVPGARGRIVYVRNAVKGA from the coding sequence ATGGTTGACATCAACTCCAAGGTTTCCAAGGGCATGCTCGGCACCAAGCTCGGCATGACCCAGGTCTGGAACGAGAGCGGCAAGCTCGTTCCCGTCACCGTCATCGAGCTCGCCTCGAACGTGGTCACGCAGATCCGTACCCCCGAGAAGGACGGCTACAACGCCGTGCAGATCGCGTACGGCCAGATCGACCCGCGCAAGGTGAACAAGCCGCTGACCGCTCACTTCGAGGCTGCAGGCGTCACGCCGCGTCGTCACGTCACCGAGATCCGCACCGCGGATGCCGCTGACTACTCGCTGGGCCAGGAGCTCACGGTCGACGGCACCTTCGAAGCAGGCCAGCTCGTCGACGTCGTCGGCACGAGCAAGGGCAAGGGCTTCGCCGGTGTCATGAAGCGTCACAACTTCAAGGGCGTCTCGGCATCGCACGGTTCGCACCGCAACCACCGCAAGCCCGGCTCCATCGGCGCATCGTCGACTCCGAGCCGCGTCTTCAAGGGCATGCGCATGGCCGGCCGTATGGGTGGCGAGCGCGTGACCGTCCTCAACCTCACGGTGCACGCCATCGACATCGAGAAGGGTCTGCTGCTCGTCAAGGGCGCCGTCCCCGGTGCTCGTGGCCGCATCGTCTACGTCCGCAACGCAGTGAAGGGTGCCTGA
- the rpsS gene encoding 30S ribosomal protein S19 gives MPRSLKKGPFVDDHLLRKVVVQNEAGTKNVIKTWSRRSMIIPAMLGHTIAVHDGRKHIPVFVSETMVGHKLGEFAPTRTFRGHEKDDKKGRRR, from the coding sequence ATGCCTCGCAGTCTTAAGAAGGGCCCCTTCGTCGACGATCACCTGCTTCGCAAGGTGGTCGTGCAGAACGAAGCCGGCACCAAGAACGTCATCAAGACCTGGTCCCGCCGGTCCATGATCATCCCGGCCATGCTGGGTCACACGATCGCGGTCCACGACGGTCGCAAGCACATCCCCGTGTTTGTGTCCGAGACCATGGTCGGCCACAAACTGGGCGAGTTCGCGCCCACCCGCACCTTCCGCGGCCACGAGAAGGACGACAAGAAGGGCCGCCGCCGCTGA
- the rpmC gene encoding 50S ribosomal protein L29 — protein sequence MAIGTKELAPAELDTFEDQRLVEELRKAKEELFNLRFQSATGQLESHGRIRAVKRDIARLYTVIRERELGIRATPAPVEAPAKKATKSKAKKADSADDAVKEEAE from the coding sequence ATGGCGATCGGCACCAAGGAGCTCGCTCCGGCAGAGCTCGACACGTTCGAAGACCAGCGCCTCGTTGAGGAGCTGCGTAAGGCCAAGGAGGAGCTGTTCAACCTCCGTTTCCAGTCGGCCACCGGCCAGCTGGAGAGCCACGGCCGCATCCGCGCGGTCAAGCGCGACATCGCGCGCCTGTACACCGTGATCCGCGAGCGCGAGCTGGGCATCCGTGCGACGCCCGCTCCCGTCGAGGCTCCGGCCAAGAAGGCGACCAAGTCGAAGGCGAAGAAGGCGGACTCCGCCGACGACGCCGTGAAGGAAGAGGCTGAGTGA
- the rplV gene encoding 50S ribosomal protein L22, with protein MVESIARVRHIRVTPQKARRVVALIKGKQAQEALAILKFAQQSASEPIYKLVASAMANAQVKADRDGEYLDEQDLYVANAYVDEGTTLKRFQPRAQGRAFQIKKRTSHITVVLSTPAAAPAAASDSNKKASK; from the coding sequence ATGGTGGAGTCCATCGCACGCGTGCGACACATCCGCGTGACCCCTCAGAAGGCTCGTCGTGTCGTCGCGCTCATCAAGGGCAAGCAGGCCCAGGAGGCTCTGGCGATCCTGAAGTTCGCACAGCAGAGCGCCAGTGAGCCGATCTACAAGCTTGTCGCGTCGGCCATGGCCAACGCGCAGGTCAAGGCGGATCGTGACGGCGAGTACCTCGACGAGCAGGACCTGTACGTGGCTAACGCCTACGTAGACGAGGGCACGACGCTCAAGCGTTTCCAGCCCCGTGCACAGGGTCGCGCTTTCCAGATCAAGAAGCGCACGAGCCACATCACGGTCGTGCTCTCGACGCCCGCCGCAGCCCCGGCTGCTGCGAGCGACAGCAACAAGAAGGCGAGCAAGTAA
- the rpsJ gene encoding 30S ribosomal protein S10: MAGQKIRIRLKSYDHEVIDTSARKIVDTVTRAGATVVGPVPLPTEKNVVCVIRSPHKYKDSREHFEMRTHKRLIDIVDPTPKAVDSLMRLDLPADVNIEIKL; the protein is encoded by the coding sequence ATGGCGGGACAGAAGATCCGCATTCGCCTGAAGTCGTATGACCACGAGGTCATCGACACGTCCGCACGCAAGATCGTCGACACTGTGACCCGTGCGGGCGCAACCGTCGTCGGCCCCGTGCCCCTTCCGACCGAGAAGAACGTCGTGTGCGTCATCCGGTCGCCCCACAAGTACAAGGACAGCCGCGAGCACTTCGAGATGCGCACCCACAAGCGTCTGATCGACATCGTCGACCCGACGCCCAAGGCCGTCGACTCGCTGATGCGTCTCGACCTGCCTGCCGATGTCAACATCGAGATCAAGCTCTGA
- the rplN gene encoding 50S ribosomal protein L14 has protein sequence MIQQESRLKVADNTGAKELLTIRVLGGSRRRYAGLGDTIVATVKDAIPGGNVKKGDVVKAVIVRTVKSTRRPDGSYIKFDENAAVILKNDGEPRGTRIFGPVGRELRDKKFMKIVSLAPEVI, from the coding sequence GTGATCCAGCAGGAATCCCGCCTCAAGGTCGCCGACAACACCGGCGCGAAGGAGCTGCTCACCATCCGTGTTCTCGGCGGCTCGCGTCGTCGTTACGCCGGTCTGGGTGACACCATCGTCGCGACCGTCAAGGACGCGATCCCGGGCGGAAACGTCAAGAAGGGCGATGTGGTCAAGGCCGTCATCGTCCGCACGGTCAAGTCCACGCGCCGTCCCGACGGCTCGTACATCAAGTTCGACGAGAACGCCGCCGTGATCCTGAAGAACGACGGGGAGCCCCGCGGCACCCGTATCTTCGGACCGGTCGGTCGCGAGCTTCGTGACAAGAAGTTCATGAAGATCGTCTCGCTGGCGCCGGAGGTTATTTAA
- the rpsC gene encoding 30S ribosomal protein S3 — translation MGQKVNPYGFRLGITTDHVSRWFSDSTKPGQRYADYVAEDIKIRNLLKTQLDRAGVSNIEIERTRDRVRVDIHTARPGIVIGRRGAEAERIRGDLEKLSGKQIQLNILEVKNPEADAQLVAQGIAEQLSARVAFRRAMRKGLQGAQRAGAKGIRIQVSGRLGGAEMSRSEFYREGRVPLHTLRANIDYGFYEAKTTFGRIGVKVWIYKGDLTNKELAREQANAPKSRRDDRGGDRRRAPRNEAPVAEGASA, via the coding sequence ATGGGACAGAAGGTAAACCCGTACGGCTTCCGCCTCGGCATCACCACGGACCACGTGTCGCGCTGGTTCTCGGACTCGACGAAGCCGGGTCAGCGTTACGCCGACTACGTCGCCGAGGACATCAAGATCCGCAACCTGCTGAAGACGCAGCTCGACCGCGCCGGTGTCTCGAACATCGAGATCGAGCGCACCCGTGACCGCGTCCGCGTCGACATCCACACCGCCCGTCCGGGCATCGTGATCGGTCGTCGTGGCGCCGAGGCCGAGCGCATCCGCGGCGACCTCGAGAAGCTCTCGGGCAAGCAGATCCAGCTGAACATCCTCGAGGTCAAGAACCCCGAGGCCGACGCTCAGCTCGTCGCGCAGGGCATCGCCGAGCAGCTCTCTGCTCGTGTGGCGTTCCGTCGTGCGATGCGCAAGGGTCTCCAGGGCGCGCAGCGCGCTGGCGCCAAGGGCATCCGCATCCAGGTCTCCGGCCGCCTCGGCGGCGCCGAGATGAGCCGTTCGGAGTTCTACCGCGAGGGTCGTGTGCCGCTGCACACGCTGCGCGCGAACATCGACTACGGCTTCTACGAGGCGAAGACCACCTTCGGCCGCATCGGCGTGAAGGTCTGGATCTACAAGGGCGACCTGACCAACAAGGAGCTTGCCCGCGAGCAGGCCAACGCACCGAAGTCCCGTCGTGACGACCGTGGTGGCGACCGCCGCCGCGCGCCGCGCAACGAGGCCCCTGTCGCAGAAGGAGCGTCTGCCTGA
- the rplB gene encoding 50S ribosomal protein L2, with translation MAIRKYKPTTPGRRGSSVADFAEITRSTPEKSLLRPLSKTGGRNNQGRITTRHIGGGHKRQYRVIDFRRNDKDGVDARVAHIEYDPNRTARIALLHYFDGEKRYILAPAKLKQGDVVESGAGADIKPGNNLPLKNIPTGTVIHAIELRPGGGAKMARSAGASVRLVAKDGNFAQLRLPSGEIRNVDARCRATIGEVGNAEQSNINWGKAGRMRWKGVRPTVRGVAMNPVDHPHGGGEGKTSGGRHPVSPWGQAEGRTRHANKESDKYIVRRRNAGKKRK, from the coding sequence ATGGCTATTCGCAAGTACAAGCCCACGACCCCGGGCCGTCGCGGCTCGTCGGTGGCTGACTTCGCCGAGATCACCCGATCGACGCCGGAGAAGTCGCTGCTGCGCCCGCTCTCGAAGACCGGTGGTCGCAACAACCAGGGCCGCATCACGACCCGTCACATCGGTGGTGGCCACAAGCGCCAGTACCGCGTCATCGACTTCCGTCGCAATGACAAGGACGGCGTGGACGCCCGTGTCGCTCACATCGAGTACGACCCCAACCGCACGGCCCGCATCGCGCTGCTGCACTACTTCGACGGCGAGAAGCGCTACATCCTCGCGCCGGCGAAGCTGAAGCAGGGCGACGTCGTCGAGTCGGGTGCCGGTGCCGACATCAAGCCGGGCAACAACCTCCCGCTGAAGAACATCCCGACGGGTACCGTCATCCACGCGATCGAGCTCCGCCCCGGTGGCGGCGCGAAGATGGCACGTTCGGCCGGTGCATCCGTCCGTCTCGTCGCCAAGGATGGCAACTTCGCTCAGCTGCGTCTGCCCTCGGGCGAGATCCGCAACGTCGATGCGCGCTGCCGCGCGACCATCGGCGAGGTCGGAAACGCCGAGCAGTCGAACATCAACTGGGGTAAGGCCGGCCGCATGCGCTGGAAGGGCGTCCGCCCGACCGTGCGTGGTGTCGCGATGAACCCGGTCGACCACCCGCACGGTGGTGGTGAGGGCAAGACGTCCGGTGGACGTCACCCCGTCTCCCCGTGGGGTCAGGCTGAGGGTCGTACCCGTCACGCCAACAAGGAAAGCGACAAGTACATCGTGCGTCGTCGTAACGCCGGCAAGAAGCGTAAGTAG